A stretch of the Coprobacillus cateniformis genome encodes the following:
- a CDS encoding LytTR family DNA-binding domain-containing protein codes for MLKEKVNKCLQMTEDIMTSHYRGNHDVFKAHVHKACLWIGSIASEYYHGKEKIIEVLKEEKKELPDIILTSREFECVFQDRNSCTIVGRYIGITDMNNGELFRDMQRVTFGWKEEKEQLYIRHIHVSNPMANVQESEIFPHKLGIFTHEYMNMLLRKELKSEMIKIKDQQNVYHIIQLSNIIFLEAFDHRTLIHTTNGDFLTRMLLLDVEKKIMTINDKMIIRVHKSYAVNKYYIDSIQRYEMKLAGEYRIPISKQKYLDVLEKLHTRKMRGSGYE; via the coding sequence ATGCTTAAAGAGAAAGTTAATAAATGTCTGCAGATGACAGAAGATATTATGACTTCTCATTATCGAGGGAACCATGATGTTTTTAAAGCACATGTGCATAAAGCTTGTTTATGGATTGGCTCGATTGCCAGTGAATATTATCATGGCAAGGAAAAAATAATAGAAGTTTTAAAAGAAGAAAAAAAAGAGCTGCCAGATATCATATTGACATCTAGAGAATTTGAATGTGTGTTCCAAGATAGAAACAGTTGCACTATTGTTGGTAGATATATAGGTATTACAGATATGAATAATGGAGAATTGTTTCGTGATATGCAAAGGGTTACATTTGGCTGGAAAGAGGAGAAAGAACAGCTTTATATTAGGCATATTCACGTTTCTAATCCTATGGCGAATGTTCAGGAAAGTGAAATCTTTCCACATAAGTTAGGAATTTTTACTCATGAATATATGAATATGCTGTTAAGAAAAGAGCTGAAAAGTGAAATGATTAAAATCAAGGATCAGCAAAATGTTTATCATATTATACAACTTAGCAATATTATTTTTCTAGAGGCCTTTGATCATCGGACGCTTATACATACAACTAATGGTGACTTTTTAACAAGAATGCTATTATTGGATGTGGAAAAGAAAATTATGACTATCAATGATAAAATGATTATAAGAGTCCATAAGAGTTACGCGGTGAATAAATATTATATTGATAGTATTCAAAGATATGAAATGAAATTAGCAGGGGAATATCGAATACCGATTTCTAAACAAAAATATTTAGATGTTTTAGAGAAATTGCATACGCGTAAAATGAGAGGAAGCGGTTATGAGTGA